The genomic stretch TTTTATGCCATTTGTATTGGTTGTTTTTTAATGGAATTTAAAGGGTCCTTGTTATTGGAATTTTAGGAAGGTGTAGACTATAATTGAAGATGGTTATATTTACCAAAATTTTCTCAAAACATTTCATGCATGAGATACGAACAAATATTCAGAAACAACGAGATCTGGATTCAGGAAAAACAAGGCACAGACAGTGAATTTTTTCAAAAACTAGCTTCCGGCCAAAATCCGGATTATCTCTTTATAGGCTGCAGCGATAGTCGAGTGACCGCCGAAGAATTAATGGGCGCAGAACCTGGCGATGTATTTGTTCACCGCAATGTTGCGAATCTGGTGCCGAATAACGATAACAATTCTGCGGCTGTAGCTGAATATGCCATTGTTCATTTGAATGTAAAACACATTATCGTTTGCGGTCATTATTTGTGTGGTGGGGTCAAAGCGGCCATGGTGAGTTCAGATTTGGGTATTCTAAATCCCTGGCTACGGAATATCAGAGATGTCTACCGGCTCCATAAGGAAGAACTCGGTTCTATCGAGGATGAAAATGCACGTTATGACCGGCTGGTTGAATTAAACGTGCAAGAGCAATGCGTCAATATCATCAAAATGGCAAGTTGGCAAAAGAGCTATTTGGCAACAGGCAGACCCTCGGTGCACGGATGGGTGTTTGATGTCAAAAGTGGGAAATTGATCGACCTCAGAATCAATTTTAACAAAGTCCTGGAATCAATCCGCGAGATCTACGATTTGGGTACGCATAAGTGAGATTAGAGCGAAAAGCGAAAAGCGAAAAGCGAAAAGCGAAAAGCGAAAAGCGAAAAGCGAAAGCGAAAAGCGAAAAGCGAAAAGCGAAAAGCGAAAAGCGAAAAGCGAAAAGCGAAAAGCGAAAAGCGAAAAGCGAAAAGCGAAAAGCGAAAAGCGAAAAGCGAAAAGCGAAAAGCGAAAAGCGAAAAGCGAAAAGCGAAAAGCGAAAAGCGAAAAGCGAAAAGAATTTAGCAAGTAAAGGTAGTAAAATTAGTTCAAAAATAATGCAATTATTTGTGAACTAACATTCGTTAGTTTTTTTTTAAAAGCCTAAAAGCCTAAAAGCCTAAAAGCCTAAAAGCCTAAAAGCCTAAAAGCCTAAAAGCCTAAAAGCCTAAAAGCCTAAAAGCCTAAAAGCCAAGCAGACTTCTTCCTACAAGCCTACGAAATGAAGTTTTCGGTTTAATCAAACAAACTCTCAGACTAACAGACTAACAGACTAACAGACTCCCAGACTCCCAGACTAACAGACCTCCTCCAACAATCCACTTCATTGCACCAACACAAAACCAGCCCATTGGTGGGCTTCATATCCCTTGTCTCTCATAAATTTTTGGGCTGTATAAAAAGCAGCAGGAATGGTCATGTAATCTAACAGCCAATTTTTATAAAATTCCTGCATTAAAATATAGGTTGATAAATCTGGTACTTTCCACAAGCTCATGATGAGATGTTTGACGCCTGCAACCCTAAACGCGCGTTGCAAACCGTACACGCCTTCGCTGCCTCTGATATCGCCCAGTCCAGTTTCGCAAGCGGACAGAACGACCAGTTCCGTATTTGATAAATTTAGCTGGCTGATTTCATATGCAGTTAAAATGCCATCTTCCTGATGGGATGGAATATTTTTGCCCTGCCAGGCTGCATTGCCGCCCGATAAAATGAGTCCGGATCGGAACATGGGGTTTGCACTGGTTATAAATATTGGTTCTTGCGATTTTTCCGGACTCGATATGTTATTGGTCCTGTTAACAGATTTTGTTTTCGTTTGGTAAAAATATCCATGCGTCGCTAGTTGAATGATTTGCGGAGATTCTTGTCCGTCTTGTCCAAAACTTTTAAAATTAGCTTCTGTGGCCTCAGGTCCTTTTTGAAGTTGCACGTTTATTCCAGCTTTTAACATAATGACGCGTATTGAATCCACTTCTTTTTCTGTCCCCGGTAAATATCCCCAGGACTCAAAATTTTCAGAATCAGGTACAACATTTTGAGCAGCTTGCTGAATATTGGGATTCTGCTCCTGAGTCAAATCCAGTGAAGCCTCATAATCTATGCCACCAAGCAATAAAGCATTTTTATTCGGGCTGTAAATCTGAATAGTTGAAGCCAATTGTCTTGTGCTGTTTACATTGATCATCTCATAACGGTCGGAAAGTATTTCAATTGGGTTTACCGGGATGGCATTTATATTAAATCTATGTAATACTCCCGAAGGAGAGTAATACACAGTTTTAACATTTTTCAAAACAGAATCCAAAGGTTCCCAAATGAGTTCATATAAATCAGGTTTTTTCTGGCTTAGCTTTTTCTGAGCGCCTCTGTGACTTTTATATAAACTTGAAATGATTTCTGATTGAAATTCTGCATTGGTGGGCATTAAACTTGCCAGGGCTCTTTCTTCAAAAAGAGGAATAAACTGCGGACTTTTTAGACTTTTTTTGATGACGATCGCAGCATATTGAATGGAATTATTTACAGTATCAGTAATATCCTTAAAGTGAATAAATTCTATGGCCGCTTCGGTTTCACTAAGCGCATTCTGTATTTTCTCCCATTTTATACTTTCGTACGCTGATGTAAAACCGTTAAGCAGTTTTCTCAAATCTTTTTCAAGGACGTTGGCTTCATCCTCCCACTGGGTGATATATTTTGCTTGACTATCTGGATCGAGATATGCTCTTCCTAAGGCTCTTTTTAAATTCTTAAGCTTTGCATTTAATTTTAAAGATTCTGATGAGACGGAGGCAAGTTTGTTGAGTTGAATGGCTGAAGTCAACAAAAATCCTTTATAAAACAAATTATTATTCAATACAAATGCTGATAAGTTGCCTTTATCTTTGAGTTGTTTGTTTCTATGGAGTATATAATTGCCGAGTTTATCAGAACGCTGTTGAAATGATTGTGTAAAGTGCTCCAATTCTTTTTCCGTTAGAAATCCGGCAGCTGTGGAGAGTCGTTCCTGATCGGCTTCACTTAATTCACTAAAAAGAGGATCGGAAGCGCTGTATTTTTTTTGCAACTCATAGAATTCTCCAAGTTGATCTAAGCTTTTTAAATACAAGGCATGTTTGTTGCCGAGTATTTTTTCTTTTATTTTTTTGGCTTGTAAAAGCAGAGGTTCCGCCTTGTCATATTGGCCCAAATCAAAATGTAGGTTCCCTAACAATTCAAGACTTTCCGCATATCGGTAGTGGTCTTTTCCCAAATTCTGTTTATAAATGACTGATGCTTCTCTAAAATGTTGTTCAGCTTCATTGCAATAGCCCAATTGTATTTCCAACAATCCCAATTGACTCAGGCCATCTGCAAATAAAGTGTTTGATTTGCCAAAAACGGAATCACAAAATTGTAAAGTAGACTTACAATGACGCATGGCAATATCAAAACTGTCAAGTGCGATGTAAACAGCTGTAAGATGATTCAAGGTTTCAACATATTCTTTTTGATATGTTGGTAAATTTTTTGCTCTTACAAGGATGGCTTCTTTATATACGGGCAAAGCTTCAAGAGGTTTGTTGATTTCTCTATAAGTATTTGCTAAATGATTTAAACCAATACCATAGACGGAATGTAGTGAGCCCAGAACCATTTTTCGACCCGCGATGACTCGTTTGTATAAGTTGATAGCTTTGTCTGTATCACCTATTTCTTTGTATAATCCGGCGAGATTTTCCAGGCTTCCTAAAGTTAACATATGTGTTTCGCCAAATGTTTCTTTGCGCAATTCCCAGGCTTCCAGATATACATCTTCTGCATTTTCATAATTTCCAATTTCTTTATATAAAGAGGCCAGATTTCCAAGTGAAATGGTATAAATCAAACTGCGTTTACCGGGATTTCTTGCTCTGATAGCCAAAGCTTTCTTGAGTTTTACCAATGCTTCTTCAAAGTTTCCGGTTTTTTTAAATAGCAGGGCTTGATTACTTAAGGTGTTTGCTATTTGTGGATGCAGGGTGTCTGCATTTTTTAATTGCTTGGTATATGCCTCCATAAAAACCACTTCAGCTTTCTTAAATTCTTCCAGGTCCATATAAGCAAGTCCAAGGCTATTCAGGCATTCAATATAGGAGGAATCTGTGTTGCTTACAGTCTTTATTAGGATTTCTTTCTGTTCCTTAAAGGAAAATAAGGCTTTTTCAAAAGCATTCATTTCGCGATACATCAGTCCCATTTGGTAAATCGCGTTGAGATATAAAGGATGATTTTTACCGATCGTATTTGCCCAGATTTCTTTGGAATTTGAATACCATAAAACGGCGCTGTCAAAATCTCTTTTACGACGATAAATTCTTGCGCGATTAAAAAAACAATTGCCCAGCAGCGTATGAGGAGATGGCAAAGAGTCACGGACTAATTGTTCTGCAGTATTCGTTAAGTTTTGTGCTTCGCGGTAAAGCTCATTGTCTAAACATTTCAGGGATGCATTGATCAGTAAATCGAATTGGTGTTTGATAAGTGAGTCAGTATGTTGGGAAAAACCTGATGGAGCGTATATCAGACAAAGCAATAGCAAAAAAAATTTCATAAAATGGTGATGCAAGTTTATCCTTGTTTTGTTGATGAATATCCAAGTACTAAAGATAAACATTAATAAGCTTCCACGACTGCAGCAATGCCCTGGCCACCTCCAACACAAGCTGTTATGAGGCCATAGGATAAATTTCTTCTTTTCAATTCACAAAGCGCGGTCATCGTCAACCGGGCTCCACTGCAACCCAATGGATGACCTAGTGCAATCGCACCACCGTTTACATTTACCAATTCCGGATTCAGACCGGATTCTTTGATAACGGCCAGACTTTGAGCTGCAAAGGCTTCATTCAATTCTATAATCGAAATTTCGTCCAGTTTTTTTCCGGCCTGATGTAACGCTTTTGGAATGGCAAGACAAGGACCCATTCCCATAAAAAGTGGATCTATGCCGGCTACGCAACAACTGAGAAGTCGTCCTATCGGATTCAAATTTAATTGTTTCAGCAGAGTTTCACTTACGACGATGTGAAATGCTGCACCATCGGTCGTTTGACTGGAGTTTCCTGCAGTTACAGACCCTGATTTTGAAAAAACCGGTTTGAGAGCAGCGAGTCCTTCCAACTGTGTGTCGCGGCGTATGCCATCATCTTTAGCTACGACAGATGTGTGTGTAACTAAAACACCTTCTTTGAAAATTTTTTCTTCTATGCTTATTTTTTGAATCTCTTGTTCAAAAAGCCCTGCGTCTTGAGCTGCAGCTGATTTTTGATGTGATCTCAAAGAAAACTGATCTTGTTCTTCTCGACCAATAGAATATTTTTTGGCAATTGCTTCTGCAGTCAAACCCATGCCAATCACATAATCGGGATGATCCTTAGCCACTGCATAACTTGGAGCAAGTTTGTATCCTTCCATAGGTATCAAACTCATACTCTCTACACCGCCGGCGATAAAACAATGCCCCATGCCTGCTCTGATTTTAGCAGTTGCGATGGCAATGCTCTCTAAACCGGAAGCACAATACCGATTCACAGTCATTCCCGGAACATCTTTGCCAAGTGCCCGCAAAGCTATTTGTCTTCCGATTTGTAATCCTTGTTCGCCTTCCGGATTGGCACAACCCACTATGACATCTTCAACATAATGGCTGATCCCTGGAATCTTTTTAACAAGCGCTTTAATTAATTCGACACCCAAATCGTCAGAACGCATAAACCGAAAGCCGCCTTTTTTGGCTTTGGTGAATGGCGTACGGTTCATCGCAACGATATAGGCTTCTTGCATGGGGAAGGATTTAGAAAATAATTTATATTCTTGATCTATCAATGATGTGTTTGCCCTTAGCATTATAATTCAGAAACAGTAAGAACCAAAAACTTTTTAAGATACTCCTTACTGTAGATAAGTCTTTAACTCGTCTTCAAAATACATCAATGCATTATACACTGGAAGAGGAATACCGCCACCCAAAGCGCAAAGAGATCCCCGTTTCATCGTATCCAATAAATCCAACAGCAGTTCGCGGTCAATTTTATAGCTATCATCCAATCGTGCTTTTTGCAACATTTCTTTTCCGCGCGTCGAACCCAATCTGCAGGGAAAACATTTTCCGCAGCTTTCATGGGCCGTAAATGCAAAAAGATGTTCCAAATACAATATCATTGGAAAAGCATCCGGCACGGATACAACCGATGCGTGGCCAAGCATAAATCCCTGACTGGCGAAGGATTCAAAATCAACCGTGAGATCATCGATTTTAGAAATAGGGACCAGCCCCCCTAATGGTCCGCCAATATGTAATGCTTTTACTTTTGTTTTAAATCCATTTCCCAACTGATAAACGACTTCTTTCAGTGGAGTACCCATGTCCACTTCATAGATGCCAGGTTTGTTAAAATGACTATCGAGCGAGATTAACTTTGTACCGCTGGATTTGGCGGTACCGGTTTTTGCAAAGGCAGCACCTCCATCTTTTACAATGGCAAATAAATTGGCCAAGGTTTCAACATTATTGACTACTGTAGGTTTTCTGAAGAGGCCTTCTTGCACCGGAAACGGAGGCCTTACGCGCACTTCAGGTCTTTGGCCTTCAATAGAAGACAACAGCGCGGTTTCTTCGCCACAGATATATGCGCCCTGGGCTTTGATGACTTTAAATTCATACGAAAAATCACTTGATAAAATGCCTTCACCTGTGAATCCCCAGTTTCGAAATGATTCCACGGCTTCCTGCATAATTTCTACCGATTCGGGATATTCTGCCCGAATGTAAATGACGCCTCTGTCGGCTCCTGCCATATATCCGGCAGCGATCATTCCGAAAAGAAGCAGATTTGCCTGGTGCTCGAGTATATATCTATCGCTGTAAGATCCCGGATCGCCTTCATCTGCATTGCAGACGATAAATTTACGGGGCCCCGGCATTTTCGAACAACTATCCATTTTAATCCACATCGGAAATCCGGCTCCGCCTCTTCCTCTCAGACCCGATTGTTTTAATTCTTCGATCCATCTGCCGGCCGGCTGACTCAACAAAACTAACAACTGTTCGCGTAGCGCATCGTAACCGGGCTGTGCTCGCGTCAACAATCCCTGGCCCGTAGATTTTACTTGATATTTATCCCTTATTCTTTGTTGCGATTGACGAATTTTAGAAATTTCATCAATGGCGGTTCCCGAATAATTGGATCCTTCATAATGGAAGGCATTGTTTTCATGGCATCTGCCCAGACAGCACATTTCACCGATTGCAGATTTCGGAAAATGTTTTTCAAGTTCTTGCTGCAATCCGCTTTGCGTTCCTGCAGTCAGACAAGCCGAACCATTGCATACATAAACTTCTTTACCGGCGTTCGAAGCCCTGGTAAAATCGTAGAAACTTAAGGTGCCAAAAATGGTGGAAGTACCTATCAGGTATTCTTCGGCTATCCTTTTGGTTTCATCTTCGGAGAGTATGCTTTTGTGATGAACTTGGATGCCCAGTTCTTCAAATAGATTTTCCTGTAGTTCCTTTCTCCCTGAAAGATGGCTGATATTTTTTGACATATGAAGCGAAATTCAGCAGTGAAATTACGACTTTTAGCTGAAGCTGTCTTTTTCTGAACATGAGGAGGACAATCCATCTCATATTCAACAATTTTATATATAATATTTTTTCAAATGAATTGTTAAAAAGCTTTACATTCGTTACAGTATTATTTTTTCACCTTCTAAACTTACAAACGATGGACTTAACTTCGATTTTGATCAACACCGTAGCGGGAGCAGGCGGTGGCTACCTGGGCAATATGCTCAAAAAGAATGGTTTAGGTATGATTGGTAACTTGATTGCAGGGGCTGCTGGAGGCAATATCCTACCTGTGCTTATTTCTGCATTAGGTATGCTCGGCGGAGGCGGAGATGAAGGAGGATTTAATATTGTTGGTTTGATCATCTCCTTAATAGGTGGAGGTGCCGGCTCTTTATTGGGCGGTTTATTTAAAAAAGCACAATAAGGTACGAGAATGGCTCGCCTCGTTACTTCGGGGCGATTTTTTATTAAAGTATAATTGAAATTGGTGATTCTGGAACGAGTCGTCAGAAATGTGATTGTTGTTCCCTAAAGCTAGCTTTGCTTAGCTTTTTGCAGATCGGACTTGACTTTTACTAATTGATGTATTATATTTGTAACATCTTCTGTTCCAACAGAAGTGGTTTTATTCAGTTAGCTTGCCTGAGCCAAATGGAGTCGGAAATGATAAAGAAAGAGC from Saprospiraceae bacterium encodes the following:
- a CDS encoding carbonic anhydrase, encoding MRYEQIFRNNEIWIQEKQGTDSEFFQKLASGQNPDYLFIGCSDSRVTAEELMGAEPGDVFVHRNVANLVPNNDNNSAAVAEYAIVHLNVKHIIVCGHYLCGGVKAAMVSSDLGILNPWLRNIRDVYRLHKEELGSIEDENARYDRLVELNVQEQCVNIIKMASWQKSYLATGRPSVHGWVFDVKSGKLIDLRINFNKVLESIREIYDLGTHK
- a CDS encoding CHAT domain-containing protein — its product is MKFFLLLLCLIYAPSGFSQHTDSLIKHQFDLLINASLKCLDNELYREAQNLTNTAEQLVRDSLPSPHTLLGNCFFNRARIYRRKRDFDSAVLWYSNSKEIWANTIGKNHPLYLNAIYQMGLMYREMNAFEKALFSFKEQKEILIKTVSNTDSSYIECLNSLGLAYMDLEEFKKAEVVFMEAYTKQLKNADTLHPQIANTLSNQALLFKKTGNFEEALVKLKKALAIRARNPGKRSLIYTISLGNLASLYKEIGNYENAEDVYLEAWELRKETFGETHMLTLGSLENLAGLYKEIGDTDKAINLYKRVIAGRKMVLGSLHSVYGIGLNHLANTYREINKPLEALPVYKEAILVRAKNLPTYQKEYVETLNHLTAVYIALDSFDIAMRHCKSTLQFCDSVFGKSNTLFADGLSQLGLLEIQLGYCNEAEQHFREASVIYKQNLGKDHYRYAESLELLGNLHFDLGQYDKAEPLLLQAKKIKEKILGNKHALYLKSLDQLGEFYELQKKYSASDPLFSELSEADQERLSTAAGFLTEKELEHFTQSFQQRSDKLGNYILHRNKQLKDKGNLSAFVLNNNLFYKGFLLTSAIQLNKLASVSSESLKLNAKLKNLKRALGRAYLDPDSQAKYITQWEDEANVLEKDLRKLLNGFTSAYESIKWEKIQNALSETEAAIEFIHFKDITDTVNNSIQYAAIVIKKSLKSPQFIPLFEERALASLMPTNAEFQSEIISSLYKSHRGAQKKLSQKKPDLYELIWEPLDSVLKNVKTVYYSPSGVLHRFNINAIPVNPIEILSDRYEMINVNSTRQLASTIQIYSPNKNALLLGGIDYEASLDLTQEQNPNIQQAAQNVVPDSENFESWGYLPGTEKEVDSIRVIMLKAGINVQLQKGPEATEANFKSFGQDGQESPQIIQLATHGYFYQTKTKSVNRTNNISSPEKSQEPIFITSANPMFRSGLILSGGNAAWQGKNIPSHQEDGILTAYEISQLNLSNTELVVLSACETGLGDIRGSEGVYGLQRAFRVAGVKHLIMSLWKVPDLSTYILMQEFYKNWLLDYMTIPAAFYTAQKFMRDKGYEAHQWAGFVLVQ
- a CDS encoding thiolase family protein, producing MQEAYIVAMNRTPFTKAKKGGFRFMRSDDLGVELIKALVKKIPGISHYVEDVIVGCANPEGEQGLQIGRQIALRALGKDVPGMTVNRYCASGLESIAIATAKIRAGMGHCFIAGGVESMSLIPMEGYKLAPSYAVAKDHPDYVIGMGLTAEAIAKKYSIGREEQDQFSLRSHQKSAAAQDAGLFEQEIQKISIEEKIFKEGVLVTHTSVVAKDDGIRRDTQLEGLAALKPVFSKSGSVTAGNSSQTTDGAAFHIVVSETLLKQLNLNPIGRLLSCCVAGIDPLFMGMGPCLAIPKALHQAGKKLDEISIIELNEAFAAQSLAVIKESGLNPELVNVNGGAIALGHPLGCSGARLTMTALCELKRRNLSYGLITACVGGGQGIAAVVEAY
- a CDS encoding NAD(P)H-dependent oxidoreductase subunit E, whose amino-acid sequence is MSKNISHLSGRKELQENLFEELGIQVHHKSILSEDETKRIAEEYLIGTSTIFGTLSFYDFTRASNAGKEVYVCNGSACLTAGTQSGLQQELEKHFPKSAIGEMCCLGRCHENNAFHYEGSNYSGTAIDEISKIRQSQQRIRDKYQVKSTGQGLLTRAQPGYDALREQLLVLLSQPAGRWIEELKQSGLRGRGGAGFPMWIKMDSCSKMPGPRKFIVCNADEGDPGSYSDRYILEHQANLLLFGMIAAGYMAGADRGVIYIRAEYPESVEIMQEAVESFRNWGFTGEGILSSDFSYEFKVIKAQGAYICGEETALLSSIEGQRPEVRVRPPFPVQEGLFRKPTVVNNVETLANLFAIVKDGGAAFAKTGTAKSSGTKLISLDSHFNKPGIYEVDMGTPLKEVVYQLGNGFKTKVKALHIGGPLGGLVPISKIDDLTVDFESFASQGFMLGHASVVSVPDAFPMILYLEHLFAFTAHESCGKCFPCRLGSTRGKEMLQKARLDDSYKIDRELLLDLLDTMKRGSLCALGGGIPLPVYNALMYFEDELKTYLQ